A stretch of Ipomoea triloba cultivar NCNSP0323 chromosome 11, ASM357664v1 DNA encodes these proteins:
- the LOC115996958 gene encoding protein RALF-like 22, translating into MDLRLSIAVVLTLSVVTSIPVAESSSSPMYNDNHRFVQQPPLMSMVHGNHATPGRPRKCSGRLIGDCVSEDEEMAMESGMSRRVLGQTKYISYAALAANSIPCNARGRSYYNCYTHQKVNPYSRGCSMITHCARGG; encoded by the coding sequence ATGGATCTCCGATTGTCAATCGCCGTGGTTCTGACATTATCAGTCGTAACATCCATTCCAGTCGCGGAGTCGTCGTCGTCTCCGATGTACAATGACAATCACCGCTTCGTCCAGCAGCCGCCGCTGATGTCGATGGTGCACGGCAACCACGCGACGCCGGGCCGGCCGAGGAAGTGCAGCGGGCGGTTGATCGGAGACTGCGTGAGCGAGGACGAGGAGATGGCGATGGAATCGGGGATGAGCCGGCGAGTTTTAGGGCAGACGAAGTACATCAGCTACGCGGCGCTCGCCGCTAACAGCATCCCCTGCAACGCGCGCGGCCGATCGTATTACAACTGCTACACGCACCAGAAAGTCAATCCCTACTCGCGCGGCTGCTCCATGATCACGCATTGCGCCAGAGGAGGTTga
- the LOC115996956 gene encoding early nodulin-like protein 1 — MVWVGFMCVMLTALMWSSEGRPPRTFQAGGRDGWRLIPDDGLNRWAEKRRFRVNDTIAFEYEKGKDSVLVVRKRAYHHCNKTSPIHNMTDGFSTLKFTRNGPFYFISGHAQNCLNGQKLRVVVMSPNHRPSIPPTTPPPPASTPPPPAASPPSPSPSPSPNVPAQPPPPPPSAGEGWITAPAPQNSSPSPSSPLISWGLTMAAAFLISLV, encoded by the exons ATGGTGTGGGTGGGATTTATGTGTGTGATGTTGACGGCGTTAATGTGGTCAAGTGAAGGCCGGCCGCCGCGCACATTCCAGGCCGGCGGACGAGATGGGTGGAGGTTGATACCGGATGATGGGTTGAATCGCTGGGCTGAAAAAAGACGCTTCCGAGTCAATGATACCATCG CATTCGAGTACGAGAAAGGAAAGGATTCAGTGCTGGTAGTGAGGAAAAGAGCATACCACCATTGCAACAAAACCAGTCCAATTCACAACATGACCGACGGCTTTTCAACGCTCAAGTTTACCAGAAACGGCCCTTTCTACTTCATCAGCGGCCACGCTCAAAACTGCCTCAACGGCCAGAAACTTCGCGTCGTCGTTATGTCTCCCAATCACCGCCCCTCCATTCCTCCGACGACACCGCCACCTCCTGCTTCCACTCCTCCGCCTCCGGCAGCCTCACCGCCGTCTCcctctccttctccttctcctaaCGTACCTGcacagccgccgccgccgccgccctcCGCCGGAGAAGGATGGATCACGGCGCCCGCTCCACAAAACAGTAGTCCCAGCCCGAGCTCGCCACTCATATCTTGGGGCTTAACAATGGCGGCAGCCTTCCTCATTTCCCTGGTTTAA
- the LOC115996241 gene encoding RNA polymerase II subunit 5-mediating protein homolog isoform X1 — protein MGEPVKGTVTPLSSLFPVDEAQKALQRVHETIDERQKQLDQLNGFVADNKNLINLVQRLPDKLHHDVMVPFGKAAFFPGRLIHTNEFLVLLGEGYYADRTSKQTAEILTRRGKALESQVQSIKAVMQDLKAEASFFDATAAESAEGLVEIREDCVEETSYGESAASGVPDVTSCSSKAEDAKQEVDDEEYACILSRMDELEREEEEEAEKADESIEDEPDETNLDRSIHQHALDKQIASLELHDLSNLTKGARSSITNSNEGGVTVSRNHSKDFSDQVQVEASNVRALSEDDYSQGECLAFRQPSSTDVTPRLPVVKDNIKAPVVSENKAVVNTTEQSFDVSKAFTGSIVEHSPNFDMQPREQPVGRASKPVSRFKMQRK, from the exons ATGGGAGAACCAGTGAAAGGGACGGTGACGCCACTCTCCTCACTTTTCCCCGTGGATGAAGCTCAGAAAGCGTTGCAGCGCGTGCACGAGACGATCGATGAGCGGCAGAAACAGCTGGATCAACTAAACGGCTTCGTCGCGGACAACAAAAACCTCATCAATCTTGTTCAGCGTCTTCCCGACAAACTCCACCACGACGTAATG GTTCCATTTGGTAAGGCGGCGTTTTTTCCTGGTCGATTGATTCATACCAATGAATTTCTG GTTTTACTGGGGGAGGGTTATTATGCTGACAGAACATCCAAACAAACTGCTGAGATTTTGACAAGAAGGGGTAAGGCTTTGGAGTCCCAAGTTCAATCTATAAAGGCTGTCATGCAGGACCTTAAAGCTGAAGCTTCATTTTTTGATGCCACGGCTGCTGAGTCAGCG GAGGGTCTTGTGGAGATTAGGGAAGACTGTGTTGAGGAAACTTCTTACGGAGAGTCAGCTGCATCAG GGGTCCCAGATGTCACGTCTTGTAGTTCTAAAGCAGAAGATGCTAAACAAGAAGTTGACGATGAAGAATATGCTTGTATTTTATCCCGGATGGATGAActtgagagagaagaagaagaagaagctgaaAAAGCTGACGAATCTATTGAAGATGAACCTGATGAGACCAACTTAGATAGAAGTATTCACCAACATGCCTTGGATAAACAAATTGCAAGTTTAGAG ttgCATGATTTGAGTAACCTGACAAAAGGAGCTAGATCTTCAATAACTAACTCAAATGAAGGTGGAGTGACAGTGTCAAGAAATCACTCGAAAGATTTTTCTGATCAGGTGCAA GTTGAGGCTTCAAATGTGCGTGCTCTATCTGAAG ATGATTACTCACAAGGAGAATGCTTGGCATTCCGTCAGCCAAGTTCAACTGATGTAACTCCAAGGCTTCCTGTAGTGAAGGACAATATCAAGGCTCCAGTTGTGTCGGAAAACAAG GCTGTAGTGAACACCACTGAACAAAGCTTTGATGTTAGCAAG GCATTTACTGGCTCTATCGTTGAACATTCACCTAACTTTGATATGCAACCAAGAGAGCAACCTGTTGGTCGTGCCTCAAAGCCAGTATCTAGATTCAAGATGCAGAGGAAGTGA
- the LOC115996241 gene encoding RNA polymerase II subunit 5-mediating protein homolog isoform X2: MGEPVKGTVTPLSSLFPVDEAQKALQRVHETIDERQKQLDQLNGFVADNKNLINLVQRLPDKLHHDVMVPFGKAAFFPGRLIHTNEFLVLLGEGYYADRTSKQTAEILTRRGKALESQVQSIKAVMQDLKAEASFFDATAAESAEGLVEIREDCVEETSYGESAASGVPDVTSCSSKAEDAKQEVDDEEYACILSRMDELEREEEEEAEKADESIEDEPDETNLDRSIHQHALDKQIASLELHDLSNLTKGARSSITNSNEGGVTVSRNHSKDFSDQVEASNVRALSEDDYSQGECLAFRQPSSTDVTPRLPVVKDNIKAPVVSENKAVVNTTEQSFDVSKAFTGSIVEHSPNFDMQPREQPVGRASKPVSRFKMQRK; this comes from the exons ATGGGAGAACCAGTGAAAGGGACGGTGACGCCACTCTCCTCACTTTTCCCCGTGGATGAAGCTCAGAAAGCGTTGCAGCGCGTGCACGAGACGATCGATGAGCGGCAGAAACAGCTGGATCAACTAAACGGCTTCGTCGCGGACAACAAAAACCTCATCAATCTTGTTCAGCGTCTTCCCGACAAACTCCACCACGACGTAATG GTTCCATTTGGTAAGGCGGCGTTTTTTCCTGGTCGATTGATTCATACCAATGAATTTCTG GTTTTACTGGGGGAGGGTTATTATGCTGACAGAACATCCAAACAAACTGCTGAGATTTTGACAAGAAGGGGTAAGGCTTTGGAGTCCCAAGTTCAATCTATAAAGGCTGTCATGCAGGACCTTAAAGCTGAAGCTTCATTTTTTGATGCCACGGCTGCTGAGTCAGCG GAGGGTCTTGTGGAGATTAGGGAAGACTGTGTTGAGGAAACTTCTTACGGAGAGTCAGCTGCATCAG GGGTCCCAGATGTCACGTCTTGTAGTTCTAAAGCAGAAGATGCTAAACAAGAAGTTGACGATGAAGAATATGCTTGTATTTTATCCCGGATGGATGAActtgagagagaagaagaagaagaagctgaaAAAGCTGACGAATCTATTGAAGATGAACCTGATGAGACCAACTTAGATAGAAGTATTCACCAACATGCCTTGGATAAACAAATTGCAAGTTTAGAG ttgCATGATTTGAGTAACCTGACAAAAGGAGCTAGATCTTCAATAACTAACTCAAATGAAGGTGGAGTGACAGTGTCAAGAAATCACTCGAAAGATTTTTCTGATCAG GTTGAGGCTTCAAATGTGCGTGCTCTATCTGAAG ATGATTACTCACAAGGAGAATGCTTGGCATTCCGTCAGCCAAGTTCAACTGATGTAACTCCAAGGCTTCCTGTAGTGAAGGACAATATCAAGGCTCCAGTTGTGTCGGAAAACAAG GCTGTAGTGAACACCACTGAACAAAGCTTTGATGTTAGCAAG GCATTTACTGGCTCTATCGTTGAACATTCACCTAACTTTGATATGCAACCAAGAGAGCAACCTGTTGGTCGTGCCTCAAAGCCAGTATCTAGATTCAAGATGCAGAGGAAGTGA